From a region of the Lactuca sativa cultivar Salinas chromosome 4, Lsat_Salinas_v11, whole genome shotgun sequence genome:
- the LOC128133438 gene encoding putative ripening-related protein 1, giving the protein MLKHANQVVVSGEENRIQENATVRTTRIVVSKGGDGGGPSECDNQYHSDDTPVVALSTGWYKGGDRCHKYITINGNGRSVKAMVVDECDSTMGCDDDHDYQPPCPNNIVDASKAVWKALGVSEDNWGDLDITWTE; this is encoded by the exons ATGCTCAAACATGCAAACCAAGTGGTGGTATCCGGGGAAGAAAACCGCATCCAGGAGAATGCAACCGTGAGAACAACTCGGATTGTTGTGTCCAAG GGAGGTGATGGTGGTGGTCCGTCGGAGTGTGACAACCAATACCACTCTGATGACACACCAGTTGTGGCGCTGTCAACTGGATGGTACAAGGGAGGGGATAGGTGCCACAAGTATATTACCATCAATGGAAATGGGAGGAGTGTAAAGGCAATGGTTGTGGATGAGTGTGACTCTACTATGGGGTGCGATGATGATCATGACTATCAACCACCTTGCCCTAATAATATTGTTGATGCTTCTAAAGCAGTGTGGAAGGCCTTAGGGGTATCCGAGGATAACTGGGGAGATTTGGATATTACCTGGACAGAGTGA
- the LOC111890344 gene encoding kiwellin-1 codes for MKNFGFFLLLVLLATTSLEINAQTCKPSGGIRGRKPPPGECNRENNSDCCVQGKFYTTYTCSPPVTGDTKATLTINSFQKGGDGGGPSECDNQYHSDDTPVVALSTGWYKGGDRCHKYITINGNGRSVKAMVVDECDSTMGCDDDHDYLPPCTNNIVDASKAVWKALGVSEDNWGDLDITCPQSDVNLALLLKHQILFLFLLFHYKKQDL; via the coding sequence ATGAAGAATTTCGGTTTTTTTCTGCTCTTGGTTCTCCTGGCAACGACTTCATTGGAGATCAATGCTCAGACATGCAAACCAAGTGGTGGTATCCGGGGAAGAAAACCGCCTCCAGGAGAATGCAACCGTGAGAACAACTCGGATTGTTGTGTCCAAGGTAAGTTTTACACCACGTATACATGCTCGCCTCCAGTGACAGGCGATACTAAAGCAACACTGACAATAAACAGTTTCCAAAAGGGAGGTGATGGTGGTGGTCCGTCGGAGTGTGACAACCAATACCACTCTGATGACACACCAGTTGTGGCGCTGTCAACTGGATGGTACAAGGGAGGGGATAGGTGCCACAAGTATATTACCATCAATGGAAATGGGAGGAGTGTAAAGGCAATGGTTGTGGATGAGTGTGACTCTACTATGGGGTGCGATGATGATCATGACTATCTACCACCTTGCACTAATAATATTGTTGATGCTTCCAAAGCAGTGTGGAAGGCCTTAGGGGTATCTGAGGATAACTGGGGAGATTTGGATATTACCTGTCCACAGAGTGATGTTAATCTAGCTCtccttttaaaacatcaaatactaTTTCTGTTTCTGTTATTTCACTACAAGAAACAGGACCTTTAG